A single window of Flavobacterium aestivum DNA harbors:
- a CDS encoding aminoacyl-histidine dipeptidase: MSQEIRNLEPKALWNKFADLNAVPRPSKKEERVIEFMKNFGTSLGLETFEDEIRNVIIRKPATPGMENRKALVLQGHLDMVHQKNADTVFDFDTQGIDMYVDGDWVRARGTTLGADNGLGVATIMAILESKDIPHPAIEALFTIDEETGMTGALNLKGGILKGDILLNLDTEEDDEIGIGCAGGIDVTATAEYDEEETPEGSVAYTIKVKGLNGGHSGMDINKGLGNANKIMNRLLFDGFDNFGLQIAEINGGSLRNAIPRESMAKVIIASVYDEAFVFDMQQIVNEIKAELKTTEPNLEVVFEKLDTVPATVMPSIAQFYFVRALYTAHNGVYRMSADFDNLVETSNNIAKVVVGEGKLSIQCLTRSSVETSKFDLANALRSAFELMGCEVEFSGSYPGWSPNPKSEILDVLVSIYEKQNGEKPNVAACHAGLECGILGTNYPDMDMISFGPTIHGAHSPDERASISSAQKYWKFVLEILENIPLK, translated from the coding sequence ATGAGCCAAGAAATAAGAAATCTAGAACCAAAAGCGCTTTGGAACAAATTTGCCGATTTAAATGCAGTCCCTCGTCCTTCTAAAAAAGAAGAACGTGTAATCGAGTTTATGAAAAACTTCGGGACTAGTTTAGGATTAGAAACTTTTGAAGATGAGATCCGTAACGTAATTATTCGTAAACCAGCCACTCCTGGAATGGAAAACAGAAAAGCTCTTGTTTTGCAAGGACATTTGGATATGGTACACCAAAAAAATGCCGATACAGTTTTTGATTTCGACACTCAAGGAATCGATATGTATGTAGATGGGGATTGGGTTCGTGCTAGAGGAACTACTCTTGGTGCTGATAATGGTCTTGGAGTAGCGACTATTATGGCGATTTTAGAAAGCAAAGATATTCCGCACCCAGCTATTGAAGCTTTGTTTACTATTGACGAAGAAACTGGAATGACTGGTGCTTTGAATTTGAAAGGTGGGATTCTTAAAGGTGACATTTTGTTGAATTTAGATACCGAAGAAGATGATGAAATAGGTATTGGATGTGCTGGTGGAATTGATGTTACTGCTACTGCAGAATATGATGAAGAGGAAACTCCGGAAGGTTCGGTTGCTTATACTATAAAGGTAAAAGGATTGAACGGTGGGCATTCAGGAATGGATATTAATAAAGGTTTAGGGAATGCCAACAAAATTATGAACCGTTTATTATTTGATGGTTTTGATAATTTTGGATTGCAAATTGCTGAAATCAACGGAGGAAGTCTTCGTAATGCAATTCCGCGTGAAAGTATGGCAAAAGTGATCATAGCATCAGTTTATGACGAGGCTTTTGTGTTTGACATGCAGCAAATCGTAAACGAAATTAAAGCCGAGCTTAAAACAACAGAGCCAAATCTTGAAGTGGTGTTCGAAAAATTAGATACTGTTCCAGCAACAGTTATGCCATCGATAGCTCAATTTTATTTTGTTCGAGCGTTATACACAGCTCACAATGGTGTTTATAGAATGAGTGCCGATTTTGATAATTTGGTTGAAACTTCAAATAATATAGCCAAAGTTGTAGTAGGAGAGGGGAAACTTTCGATTCAATGTTTGACACGTTCTTCTGTTGAAACATCAAAATTTGATTTAGCTAATGCATTGCGTTCTGCTTTTGAATTAATGGGTTGTGAAGTTGAATTTTCAGGATCTTACCCAGGTTGGTCACCAAATCCTAAGTCTGAAATATTAGATGTTTTAGTTTCTATTTACGAAAAACAAAATGGAGAGAAACCAAATGTAGCTGCTTGTCATGCTGGATTAGAATGCGGAATTCTGGGAACTAATTATCCTGATATGGATATGATTTCTTTTGGACCAACTATTCATGGTGCACATTCCCCAGACGAGAGAGCAAGTATTTCCTCTGCTCAAAAATACTGGAAATTTGTATTAGAAATTTTAGAGAATATTCCATTGAAATAA
- a CDS encoding DUF3810 domain-containing protein: MKRSYILPLFLLIQIVILKIIQFFPECIERFYSNGLYVSVSKTLRILLGKIPFSIGDCLYFILIVLLVQWLWMKRQSWKLEWRSNFLSILSVLSVFYFLFHILWALNYYREPLFEKMTIEKDYTDADLLAFTKKIIAKTNAIQSQITKNDSTKVVFPYSQNQVFEMNRNGYKNLSREYDFFTYSNLSIKKSLFSLPLTYMGFGGYLNPFTNEAQVNYLGPMYSFPMTTNHEMAHQMGYASESECNFIGFLSSIKNDNLYFQYSGYSMALRYCLGNWKVRNEKILKQLLKTVNPGILKNYKESEDFWQDYQTPIETGFHAIYDNFLKMNQQKDGMDSYSKFVNLMVNYYKVRPL; the protein is encoded by the coding sequence ATGAAACGCAGTTACATTCTACCTTTATTTTTGTTAATACAAATCGTAATTCTAAAAATTATTCAATTTTTTCCAGAATGCATAGAACGTTTTTACAGCAACGGATTGTATGTATCTGTATCGAAAACTTTGAGAATCCTTTTAGGAAAAATTCCTTTTTCTATAGGTGATTGCTTGTACTTCATCCTGATAGTTCTTCTTGTACAATGGTTGTGGATGAAAAGACAATCCTGGAAACTGGAATGGAGAAGCAATTTCTTAAGTATTTTGAGTGTTTTATCGGTATTTTATTTTTTATTTCACATTCTCTGGGCATTGAACTATTATCGTGAACCATTATTTGAAAAAATGACTATTGAAAAAGATTATACTGATGCAGATTTATTAGCCTTTACAAAAAAAATAATTGCTAAAACGAATGCAATTCAAAGTCAGATCACAAAAAATGACAGTACGAAAGTCGTTTTCCCTTATTCACAAAACCAAGTTTTTGAAATGAATCGAAACGGATATAAAAATCTATCCAGAGAGTATGACTTTTTTACTTACTCTAATTTGAGTATCAAAAAATCACTATTTAGTTTACCCTTGACCTATATGGGCTTTGGAGGTTATTTGAATCCTTTTACCAATGAAGCTCAGGTAAATTATTTAGGTCCAATGTACAGTTTCCCAATGACGACTAATCATGAAATGGCCCATCAGATGGGGTATGCCAGCGAAAGTGAATGCAATTTTATTGGCTTTTTATCTTCTATAAAAAACGACAATTTGTATTTTCAATATTCCGGTTATAGCATGGCTTTACGATATTGTCTGGGCAATTGGAAAGTGCGCAACGAAAAAATATTGAAACAGTTACTCAAAACCGTTAATCCCGGTATTTTAAAAAATTATAAAGAGAGTGAAGATTTTTGGCAAGACTATCAAACCCCAATAGAAACTGGATTTCATGCTATATATGACAATTTTCTAAAAATGAATCAGCAAAAAGACGGTATGGATAGTTATAGCAAATTCGTGAATCTAATGGTAAATTATTATAAAGTAAGACCGTTGTAA
- a CDS encoding lactonase family protein → MLFISFNFYSQNTYVFVGSYNWNKSKKGIYVFRLDTITGTLKKITTVKNILNPSYLTVSPNGNYIYACTDTKTPNAGNVSSFEFKPQHKTLTFINSQKSGGENPVYLSVHKNGKWLVNANYTEGSVSVYPIASDGKISPITQKISYSEGSINKERQDRSHVHSSVFTPDHDYVFLPDLGADKIRCYQFDSLQKEPLQEASYSFTPAVLGSGPRHFTFHPNGKFAYCIEELTGTVSAYKYVNGKLDNIQRIAAHSDEFTDGFNSGDIHISPDGRFLYASNRGEENNIAIFSIENNGTLKTVGYQPILGRTPRIFAIDSHGKFVIVANQSTGNLVVFKRDSVTGLLNKSGKEMKVKNASCVQIKEYP, encoded by the coding sequence ATGTTATTTATAAGTTTCAATTTTTATTCACAAAACACATATGTGTTTGTAGGATCTTACAATTGGAATAAAAGTAAAAAAGGGATATATGTTTTTAGATTAGATACTATAACTGGGACATTAAAGAAAATAACAACTGTCAAAAATATTCTAAATCCTTCGTATTTAACAGTATCTCCCAATGGCAATTATATTTATGCTTGTACGGATACCAAAACGCCAAATGCAGGAAATGTCAGCAGTTTTGAATTCAAACCTCAGCATAAGACTTTGACATTTATCAACAGCCAAAAAAGTGGTGGTGAAAATCCAGTATACCTTTCAGTTCATAAAAACGGAAAATGGCTTGTAAACGCTAACTATACTGAAGGTAGCGTTTCTGTTTATCCAATTGCTTCAGATGGCAAAATAAGTCCAATAACACAAAAAATCTCGTATTCGGAAGGGAGCATCAATAAAGAGAGACAAGATCGTTCGCATGTTCACTCTAGTGTATTTACTCCGGATCATGATTATGTTTTTTTGCCTGATTTGGGAGCAGATAAAATTAGATGTTATCAATTTGATAGTTTACAAAAAGAACCGCTTCAAGAAGCTTCATATTCTTTTACTCCGGCTGTATTAGGAAGCGGACCAAGACATTTTACATTTCATCCTAACGGGAAATTTGCCTATTGCATCGAAGAGCTCACAGGGACTGTTAGTGCTTATAAATATGTGAATGGTAAACTAGATAATATTCAAAGAATAGCGGCTCATTCTGATGAGTTTACAGACGGGTTTAATAGTGGTGATATACACATTTCACCAGATGGACGCTTTTTGTATGCTTCCAATCGTGGTGAAGAAAATAATATTGCCATTTTTTCGATAGAAAATAATGGAACTTTAAAAACTGTTGGCTATCAACCTATTTTAGGAAGAACTCCAAGAATATTTGCTATCGACTCCCATGGGAAATTCGTTATAGTAGCAAATCAATCTACAGGAAATCTGGTAGTTTTTAAGAGAGATTCAGTTACAGGATTATTAAATAAATCAGGAAAAGAAATGAAAGTAAAAAATGCCTCTTGTGTGCAAATTAAGGAATACCCATAA
- a CDS encoding RNA polymerase sigma factor, with protein sequence MSANLEPSFVKQLQENQNIIHKICRLYTAGEDAHKDLFQEITIQLWKAFPKFRGDSKFSTWAYRVALNTAITLYRKNKRTISTVEYEGRQHFTHDIEYNYEEEEQLKLMYEAVYQLNDIEKALVFMYLEDKDYTEISETLGISEVNARVKMNRIKGKLKKILNPLGA encoded by the coding sequence ATGAGCGCGAATTTAGAACCTTCTTTTGTAAAGCAACTGCAAGAAAACCAGAATATAATCCACAAGATTTGTAGACTGTATACTGCTGGCGAAGATGCGCACAAAGATTTATTTCAGGAAATTACGATTCAGTTATGGAAAGCTTTTCCTAAATTTAGGGGAGACAGTAAATTTTCGACCTGGGCTTATCGAGTCGCCTTGAATACGGCAATTACTTTATATCGAAAAAATAAACGGACTATATCGACAGTTGAATATGAAGGCAGACAGCATTTTACACATGATATTGAGTATAATTATGAAGAAGAGGAACAATTGAAATTAATGTATGAAGCGGTTTATCAGCTGAATGATATAGAAAAAGCGTTGGTGTTTATGTATCTGGAAGACAAGGATTACACCGAAATATCGGAAACTTTAGGAATAAGTGAAGTGAATGCAAGGGTAAAAATGAATCGAATAAAAGGGAAATTAAAAAAAATATTAAATCCATTAGGCGCATGA
- a CDS encoding lysophospholipid acyltransferase family protein, whose translation MGLFKRNPFGHILFIKKWLIRIFGFISHRRYRGFNELQIEGSEIIKNLPDTNVLFISNHQTYFADVTAMFHVFNASLSGREDSIKNVWYMWRPKLNIYYVAAKETMNAGLLPRIMAYAGAISVERTWRAKGEDVKEKKDVNPNDTENIKIALDDGWVITFPQGTTKSFKPVRKGTAHIIKQHRPIVVPIVIDGFRRSFCKKGLYMKKKGILQSLVIKEPLDFDYDNDTIEEIVEKVEYAIEQHPSFLKVIPAEELKEQEELNKKRQWEY comes from the coding sequence ATGGGATTATTTAAACGAAATCCTTTTGGACATATACTATTTATAAAAAAATGGTTGATTAGAATCTTCGGATTTATTAGTCATAGGCGTTATCGTGGTTTTAATGAACTACAAATAGAAGGTTCTGAGATTATTAAAAATCTGCCTGACACAAATGTTCTTTTTATTTCTAATCATCAAACTTATTTTGCCGATGTAACGGCTATGTTTCATGTATTCAATGCCAGTTTAAGCGGACGTGAAGATTCTATAAAAAATGTTTGGTACATGTGGCGTCCCAAATTGAATATCTATTATGTTGCTGCCAAAGAGACTATGAATGCGGGATTGTTACCTAGAATTATGGCTTATGCGGGAGCTATTTCAGTTGAGCGAACCTGGCGTGCCAAAGGGGAAGATGTAAAAGAGAAAAAAGATGTAAACCCGAATGACACAGAGAATATTAAAATTGCTTTAGATGATGGCTGGGTAATTACTTTCCCGCAAGGAACTACTAAATCTTTTAAACCCGTTCGAAAAGGAACAGCACACATTATAAAACAACACCGACCTATAGTTGTTCCTATAGTAATTGACGGTTTTAGACGCTCGTTTTGCAAAAAAGGACTGTATATGAAAAAGAAAGGAATTCTCCAGTCACTTGTTATAAAAGAGCCTTTGGATTTTGATTATGATAATGATACTATTGAAGAAATTGTAGAAAAAGTTGAATATGCCATCGAGCAACATCCTTCTTTCCTAAAAGTAATTCCTGCTGAAGAATTAAAAGAGCAAGAAGAATTGAACAAGAAAAGACAATGGGAATATTAA
- a CDS encoding NUDIX hydrolase yields MDFQDFLQIVPHFSAVNLPGVDAHNIMVPKERLEIMKNLNFEEIKPKNAAVMMLLYPKDGITHLVLIIRNSYEGVHSSQIAFPGGKYENEDANFEETALRETYEEIGILPSEIEIVKAFTKLYIPPSNFMVYPFLGICKEEITFYPDPIEVSGIIELPLSTFLSDTITVNSKIKTSYANAVDVPAFKIDEHIVWGATAMMLSELKVFLKELLSSK; encoded by the coding sequence ATGGATTTTCAAGATTTTTTACAAATTGTTCCTCATTTTAGTGCTGTAAATCTTCCAGGAGTAGATGCGCATAACATTATGGTGCCCAAAGAACGTCTTGAAATTATGAAAAATTTAAATTTCGAGGAAATAAAACCCAAAAATGCTGCAGTAATGATGTTGCTTTATCCTAAAGATGGTATTACGCATTTAGTTTTAATAATTCGAAATTCTTATGAAGGTGTCCATTCATCCCAAATTGCATTTCCTGGGGGTAAATATGAAAATGAAGATGCCAATTTTGAGGAGACAGCTTTAAGGGAGACTTATGAGGAGATTGGGATTCTACCAAGTGAAATTGAAATTGTAAAAGCATTTACAAAATTATATATTCCACCAAGTAATTTTATGGTTTACCCTTTCTTGGGAATTTGCAAAGAAGAAATCACTTTTTATCCAGACCCGATAGAAGTATCTGGAATAATAGAATTGCCATTATCTACTTTTTTAAGTGACACTATTACAGTTAATTCAAAAATTAAGACTTCCTATGCCAATGCTGTTGATGTACCCGCTTTCAAAATAGATGAGCACATTGTTTGGGGGGCAACTGCTATGATGTTGAGCGAATTAAAGGTGTTTTTAAAAGAATTGTTATCTTCTAAGTAA
- a CDS encoding DUF4268 domain-containing protein — MYSKEENQKLKHEFWVDFAQKYPRKWVLYDTKIKDFSFKFYVENKKAQVHIDIEMKNKELRMQYFEKLEALKNILEEEFIKDLVFERNHTLENGKTISRIWVEKLNVSVSNRNHWDEIFDFFYEKMNALEMFYLEYDGFIKDIEI, encoded by the coding sequence ATGTACAGCAAAGAAGAAAATCAAAAACTAAAACACGAATTTTGGGTTGATTTTGCTCAAAAATACCCAAGAAAATGGGTATTGTATGATACTAAAATAAAAGATTTTTCCTTTAAGTTCTATGTCGAAAATAAGAAAGCACAAGTGCATATCGATATAGAAATGAAAAATAAAGAATTGCGTATGCAATATTTTGAAAAACTCGAAGCACTAAAAAATATACTTGAGGAAGAATTTATCAAAGATTTGGTTTTTGAAAGAAACCACACACTCGAAAATGGAAAAACTATCAGCCGCATTTGGGTCGAAAAACTGAATGTAAGCGTAAGCAACCGTAATCATTGGGATGAAATATTTGATTTTTTCTATGAAAAAATGAATGCTCTCGAAATGTTTTATTTAGAATACGACGGTTTTATAAAAGATATAGAGATCTAA
- a CDS encoding endonuclease III domain-containing protein has product MDLFGEKNDWTTKLAPILKKYKGRKHPLEYQNLYQLVIMVVLSAQDSDANINSISPALFEAFPNMERLAASDEETLIPYISKVRNFGTKAKWLLEIAQTIQKDENIPLTMEGLTALKGIGRKSANVIMREAKVPAEGIIADLHVIRVSPRIGLIPETQDGNKVEKQLMQILPKEIWNEIGMAISFLGREICRPKPKCEECPINSICEYYRVNQ; this is encoded by the coding sequence ATGGACTTATTTGGAGAAAAAAACGATTGGACAACCAAGTTGGCCCCAATCCTTAAGAAATATAAAGGGAGAAAACACCCTTTAGAGTACCAGAATTTGTATCAATTGGTTATCATGGTAGTACTTTCGGCACAAGATTCGGATGCCAATATTAATTCTATTTCTCCTGCTTTGTTTGAAGCATTTCCAAATATGGAACGATTAGCTGCTTCAGATGAAGAAACCCTAATTCCATATATATCTAAAGTCAGAAATTTTGGTACCAAAGCCAAATGGCTACTTGAAATTGCACAAACAATTCAAAAAGACGAAAACATACCCCTTACCATGGAAGGCTTAACGGCACTGAAAGGCATCGGAAGAAAATCAGCCAATGTCATTATGCGTGAAGCCAAGGTTCCTGCAGAAGGAATCATTGCCGATTTACATGTCATTCGCGTCTCCCCAAGAATTGGATTAATTCCAGAAACACAAGACGGCAACAAAGTTGAAAAACAATTGATGCAAATCTTACCAAAAGAAATTTGGAATGAAATTGGCATGGCTATTTCGTTTCTCGGAAGAGAAATTTGCAGACCAAAACCAAAATGTGAAGAATGTCCAATTAATTCTATTTGTGAGTATTATAGGGTCAATCAATAA
- the thrS gene encoding threonine--tRNA ligase, translating into MIKITLPDGSVREFAPGVTPMDVAKSISEGFARNVISASFNGTTIETSTELTTDGSLILYTWNDTDGKKAFWHSTSHVMAQVLEEMYPGIKLTLGPAISNGFYYDVDFEDQKITEADFKKIEDRVLEISKGKHEFKMRPVSKAEALEIYKDNVYKTELISNLEDGTITFCDHSTFTDLCRGGHIPNTGIIKAMKVMSVAGAYWRGDEKNKQLTRVYGTSFPKQKDLTEYLELLEEAKRRDHRKLGKELELFAFSQKVGQGLPLWLPKGAALRDRLEQFLKKAQKKAGYEQVATPHIGQKELYVTSGHYAKYGADSFQPINTPAEGEEFLLKPMNCPHHCEIYNVRPWSYKDLPKRYAEFGTVYRYEQSGELHGLTRVRGFTQDDAHIFCTPEQLDEEFKKVIDLVLYVFGSLGFENFTAQISLRDQENRDKYIGSDENWEKAENAIINAAADKGLNTVVEYGEAAFYGPKLDFMVKDALGRQWQLGTIQVDYNLPERFELTYKGSDNELHRPVMIHRAPFGSMERFIAILLEHTAGNFPLWLMPEQAIILSLSEKYENYAKKVLNLLENHEIRALIDNRSETIGKKIRDAEMQKIPFMLIVGEEEEKNGTISIRRHGQEGKGNITVTIEEFASIVDEEIKKTLKVFTV; encoded by the coding sequence ATGATTAAGATTACTTTACCCGACGGGTCAGTTAGAGAGTTTGCTCCAGGAGTAACTCCGATGGATGTTGCAAAAAGCATCAGTGAAGGATTTGCCAGAAATGTTATTTCAGCTTCTTTTAATGGTACAACTATTGAAACATCGACTGAATTGACGACCGACGGTAGTCTTATATTATATACTTGGAATGATACTGATGGTAAGAAAGCTTTTTGGCATTCGACTTCACACGTTATGGCGCAAGTTCTTGAAGAAATGTATCCTGGAATAAAATTAACTCTAGGACCTGCTATTTCTAATGGTTTCTACTATGATGTTGATTTTGAAGATCAAAAAATAACCGAAGCTGACTTTAAAAAAATCGAAGACCGCGTTCTTGAAATTTCCAAAGGAAAACATGAATTTAAAATGCGTCCTGTTTCTAAAGCAGAAGCATTGGAAATATACAAAGACAATGTTTACAAAACTGAATTAATATCTAATCTTGAAGATGGCACTATCACGTTTTGTGATCACTCTACTTTTACCGACTTATGTCGTGGAGGTCATATTCCTAATACAGGAATCATCAAAGCAATGAAAGTGATGAGTGTTGCTGGCGCATATTGGAGAGGTGATGAAAAAAACAAGCAGTTAACTCGTGTTTACGGAACTTCATTCCCAAAACAAAAAGATTTAACGGAATACCTAGAATTACTTGAAGAAGCAAAACGTCGCGACCACAGAAAACTAGGAAAAGAGTTAGAATTGTTTGCTTTTTCTCAAAAGGTAGGTCAAGGTTTGCCTTTATGGTTACCAAAAGGAGCTGCTTTGAGAGATCGTCTAGAACAATTCTTGAAAAAAGCTCAGAAAAAAGCAGGTTACGAGCAAGTTGCCACTCCTCATATAGGTCAAAAAGAATTATATGTAACTTCTGGTCACTATGCTAAATACGGAGCTGATAGTTTTCAACCTATCAACACTCCTGCTGAAGGTGAAGAGTTTTTATTAAAACCTATGAATTGCCCTCATCACTGCGAAATCTATAATGTAAGACCTTGGTCTTACAAAGATTTACCAAAACGTTATGCTGAATTTGGAACTGTTTACAGATACGAGCAAAGTGGTGAATTACATGGTTTGACTCGTGTTCGTGGATTTACTCAGGACGATGCCCATATTTTTTGTACTCCGGAACAATTGGACGAAGAGTTTAAAAAAGTTATTGACTTAGTACTTTATGTATTTGGTTCATTAGGTTTTGAAAACTTTACTGCTCAAATTTCATTAAGAGATCAAGAAAACAGAGACAAATACATAGGCTCTGATGAAAACTGGGAAAAAGCAGAAAATGCAATTATCAATGCCGCTGCCGACAAAGGTTTAAATACTGTTGTTGAATACGGAGAAGCTGCTTTTTACGGCCCTAAATTGGATTTCATGGTTAAGGATGCTTTAGGAAGACAATGGCAATTAGGAACAATTCAGGTAGATTACAATTTACCGGAACGTTTTGAATTGACTTACAAAGGATCTGATAATGAATTACATAGACCTGTAATGATTCACAGAGCTCCATTTGGATCTATGGAACGTTTTATAGCTATTTTACTAGAACATACAGCAGGAAATTTCCCACTTTGGCTAATGCCTGAGCAGGCAATTATACTGTCTTTGAGTGAGAAATATGAAAATTATGCTAAAAAAGTTTTAAATCTGCTAGAAAATCACGAAATTCGCGCCCTAATTGATAACCGAAGTGAAACTATAGGGAAGAAAATTAGAGATGCAGAAATGCAGAAAATCCCGTTTATGCTGATTGTAGGTGAGGAAGAAGAAAAGAACGGAACTATTTCTATTCGTCGTCACGGACAAGAAGGTAAAGGTAATATCACCGTTACAATAGAAGAATTTGCTTCGATTGTTGACGAAGAAATCAAAAAAACATTAAAAGTATTTACAGTTTAA
- the infC gene encoding translation initiation factor IF-3: MNNFIRGVQEVRLVGENIEPGVFKLADALRLADQFELDLVEISPNAEPPVCKIMDYKKFVYEQKKRDKALKAKSTQVVVKEIRFGPQTDEHDYEFKRKNAEKFLKEGAKLKAFVFFKGRSIIYKDQGQILLLRLATDLEEYGKVEAMPILEGKRMIMFIAPKKKK, encoded by the coding sequence ATAAATAATTTTATTCGCGGTGTACAAGAAGTAAGACTTGTTGGGGAAAACATAGAGCCTGGAGTTTTTAAACTTGCAGATGCTTTAAGATTAGCTGACCAATTTGAATTGGATTTAGTTGAGATTTCACCAAACGCAGAGCCACCGGTTTGTAAAATCATGGATTACAAGAAATTTGTTTACGAACAAAAGAAACGTGATAAGGCTCTAAAAGCGAAATCTACTCAAGTAGTAGTAAAAGAAATACGTTTTGGTCCTCAAACTGATGAGCATGATTATGAGTTTAAAAGAAAGAATGCTGAAAAATTCTTAAAAGAAGGAGCTAAATTAAAAGCTTTTGTATTCTTTAAAGGACGTTCTATTATCTACAAAGATCAAGGGCAAATCTTATTATTAAGATTAGCAACTGACTTAGAAGAATATGGTAAAGTAGAAGCTATGCCTATTCTTGAAGGAAAGAGAATGATTATGTTTATTGCTCCGAAAAAGAAAAAATAG
- the rpmI gene encoding 50S ribosomal protein L35 has protein sequence MPKMKTKSSAKKRFKVTGSGKIKRKHAFKSHILTKKSKKRKLALTHSALVHSTDMKSIKQQLRII, from the coding sequence ATGCCTAAAATGAAAACCAAATCTAGCGCCAAGAAACGTTTTAAAGTTACTGGTTCTGGAAAGATTAAAAGAAAGCATGCTTTTAAAAGTCACATCTTGACTAAAAAATCTAAAAAACGTAAATTAGCTTTGACTCACTCAGCGCTAGTTCACTCAACAGATATGAAAAGCATCAAACAACAATTAAGAATTATCTAA
- the rplT gene encoding 50S ribosomal protein L20, producing the protein MPRSVNSVAKRARRKKIMKQAKGFFGRRKNVWTVAKNAVEKAMCYAYRDRKANKRNFRALWIQRINAGARLEGMSYSQFMGKVKANGIELNRKVLADLAMNHPEAFKAVLNKVK; encoded by the coding sequence ATGCCAAGATCGGTAAATTCAGTTGCTAAAAGAGCAAGAAGAAAAAAAATAATGAAGCAAGCCAAAGGTTTCTTTGGTAGACGTAAAAACGTTTGGACAGTTGCTAAGAACGCGGTAGAGAAAGCAATGTGCTACGCTTACCGTGATAGAAAAGCGAACAAAAGAAATTTCCGTGCATTATGGATTCAACGTATCAACGCTGGAGCTAGATTGGAAGGAATGTCTTATTCTCAATTCATGGGGAAAGTAAAAGCTAACGGAATCGAATTGAACCGTAAAGTTCTTGCAGATTTAGCAATGAATCACCCAGAAGCTTTCAAAGCAGTACTTAATAAAGTAAAATAA